In Lycium ferocissimum isolate CSIRO_LF1 chromosome 11, AGI_CSIRO_Lferr_CH_V1, whole genome shotgun sequence, a single genomic region encodes these proteins:
- the LOC132036319 gene encoding uncharacterized protein LOC132036319 encodes MLGRPSILLSRTGSFRPENLGQNAMAMIGNLCFTIFVLGVLIFTIIAATYQPEDPLFHPSTKMTNFLTSKSNATFKADDTVVRTGEDFLVANNTAFLTFINLTDVDVPTANAALVSDDNLDCRGKIDDPIDCTDPDVFHLLMRAAIEKFKDIHFYRFGKPVRGSNDSSCHMAWRFRPKEGKTASLYKDYRSFVVSRSENCTLDVVSIGDYHSGGNARKRKRKNINRGKNDEGFEKAPPKTEGEHITLPVVGETVNDSLPVVESESSFGDRKYLIYSGGGDRCKSMGHYLWSFLCALGEAQYLNRTLIMDLSICLSKIYTSSGVDEEGKDFRFYFDFEHLKDSASVLDQVQFWSDWKQWHRKDRLSLHLVEDFRVTPMKLFGVKDTLIMRKFGSVEPDNYWFRVCEGETEPVVERPWDLVWKSRRLVDIVSAISSRLNWDYDSVHVVRGEKARNREMWPHLEKDTSPEALLSSLQDKIDDGRNLYIATNEPNTSFFNPLKDKYSTHFLDEYKDLWDEKSEWYAETAKLNNGNPVEFDGYMRVSVDTEVFLRGKKQVETFNDLTKDCKDGINTCTSSS; translated from the coding sequence ATGTTGGGTCGACCATCAATTTTGCTGTCCAGGACTGGAAGTTTCAGGCCAgaaaatttgggtcaaaatgCAATGGCAATGATAGGGAACCTTTGTTTCACTATATTTGTACTTGGGGTTTTGATTTTCACTATAATTGCTGCAACTTATCAACCTGAAGACCCTTTATTCCACCCTTCAACAAAAATGACTAATTTCCTTACTTCCAAATCTAATGCTACATTTAAAGCTGATGATACTGTAGTGAGGACTGGTGAGGACTTTCTTGTTGCTAATAACACCGCGTTTTTGACCTTTATAAACCTCACTGATGTTGATGTTCCAACCGCTAATGCTGCACTTGTGTCTGACGATAATTTGGACTGTCGTGGCAAGATTGATGATCCCATTGATTGCACGGATCCGGATGTGTTTCATTTGTTGATGAGGGCTGCTATTGAGAAGTTTAAGGACATACATTTTTACCGGTTTGGGAAGCCAGTTCGAGGGTCGAACGATAGTTCCTGCCACATGGCATGGCGGTTTAGGCCTAAGGAAGGGAAGACTGCTTCCCTTTATAAGGATTACCGGTCTTTTGTGGTTTCTAGGTCGGAGAACTGCACGCTTGATGTGGTCAGTATAGGTGATTATCATTCTGGTGGAAATGCTCGCAAGAGGAAGAGAAAGAACATAAATCGTGGGAAGAATGATGAGGGTTTCGAGAAGGCACCTCCTAAGACAGAAGGAGAACATATTACTCTGCCTGTGGTTGGGGAAACTGTAAATGACTCGCTTCCGGTGGTGGAATCGGAGAGTTCGTTTGGTGACAGGAAGTATTTGATTTATTCGGGAGGTGGGGATAGGTGCAAGAGCATGGGCCATTATCTTTGGAGCTTCCTGTGTGCGTTAGGTGAGGCTCAATATTTGAACAGGACTTTGATAATGGACTTAAGTATTTGTTTATCCAAGATTTATACTTCATCTGGTGTAGATGAGGAAGGAAAGGATTTCAGGTTTTACTTCGATTTTGAGCACTTAAAGGATTCAGCTTCAGTCCTCGATCAGGTTCAGTTTTGGTCAGATTGGAAGCAATGGCATAGAAAAGACAGATTAAGTCTCCATCTTGTGGAGGATTTTAGGGTTACACCCATGAAGTTATTTGGAGTAAAAGATACTTTAATTATGAGGAAATTTGGTTCTGTAGAGCCAGATAATTACTGGTTCAGGGTATGCGAGGGTGAGACAGAACCCGTCGTTGAACGCCCATGGGATCTAGTATGGAAATCTAGACGGTTAGTGGACATTGTTTCAGCTATTTCATCAAGGTTGAATTGGGATTATGACTCGGTTCATGTTGTAAGAGGGGAGAAAGCAAGGAATCGTGAAATGTGGCCACATTTGGAAAAAGATACTTCTCCCGAGGCTCTACTGTCTAGCTTGCAGGACAAGATTGATGACGGGAGGAACCTCTATATTGCAACTAACGAACCAAATACATCCTTTTTTAACCCTTTAAAAGACAAATATTCCACACATTTCCTTGATGAATATAAAGATCTTTGGGATGAAAAGAGTGAATGGTATGCTGAGACGGCAAAACTTAATAATGGGAATCCAGTTGAATTTGATGGGTACATGAGGGTTTCAGTTGATACGGAAGTTTTCTTGAGGGGTAAAAAACAGGTTGAGACATTTAATGATCTCACAAAAGACTGCAAGGATGGGATCAATACGTGCACTTCGTCCAGCTAA
- the LOC132036320 gene encoding probable E3 ubiquitin-protein ligase XERICO: MGLSQYPTPADAGVLCVILVNTAISISIVKEIVRSILHVIGIHIASWDEYSIEGPLDPFECRGSPSESYMDEFRSRTPAIRYDSICISNHAEKECSVCLTDFEPDAEINHLSCGHVFHKLCLEKWLKYWNVTCPLCRNYMMMSQEGEEDTCPM; encoded by the coding sequence ATGGGCCTATCACAGTATCCAACTCCAGCAGATGCAGGAGTGCTCTGTGTGATTCTAGTAAACACAGCCATATCTATCTCTATCGTCAAGGAGATAGTCCGATCGATCCTTCATGTGATTGGCATCCACATAGCATCATGGGACGAATATTCCATAGAAGGCCCTTTAGACCCGTTTGAATGTCGAGGTAGCCCATCGGAATCATATATGGACGAATTCAGGAGTCGTACCCCTGCAATTCGGTACGACTCAATCTGTATCTCTAACCACGCCGAGAAAGAGTGCTCGGTTTGCTTGACGGATTTTGAGCCCGACGCAGAGATAAACCATCTCTCGTGTGGTCATGTTTTCCACAAGCTTTGTCTAGAGAAGTGGCTCAAGTACTGGAATGTAACTTGTCCACTTTGTAGGAATTACATGATGATGTCTCAGGAAGGTGAAGAAGATACTTGTCCTATGTGA